TTTAGTCAAAAGAAACCTGATAACTGAGAAAGATATGCTGGATGCACTTAAGTATCAGAGTCAGGAGACCCCGTCTTTTATAGACATGGCAACGAGGCTTTCCTTTCTTAGCATGAAAGATGTGTATGAAATACTTAACTATCACGCCATGTCTGATTATTCATTTGAGGAAATTGCTCAAAAAAAAGGCTTTCTTACCGCTAAGCAGGTTGAAATAATAACCACAGAGAGGGAAAAGCTAAGGCCGCCTATCGGTGAAATCCTTGTTTTACAGAATAAGATTCAAAAGGACGTGATGCCAAGGGAACTTGACAAGTATCACGATATAAAATCCCGGTACCACGATATAAGTGAGATGTTAAAAAGTGTAAAGATGTTTCATGACATTCCTGAACATATTTTAGAAACGCTTGCTTACATTGGCGAAAAAGTCACATGCAGGCCGTATGACCGTATAGTGGCTCAGAATGAAGAGGCAGATTGCTTCTATGCAGTGATCTCAGGTTCGCTTAAGGTAAGCAAAAACTCACCTGATAGCCCTGACAATGAATTATTCCTCTACAAAATAACCAAAAATGACGTCTTTGGCGTTTCCGCAATATTTGAATCACAACGGCGCATGGCAAACGTAACCTGTGAGGAGTTGGCCACACTTCTGAAATTCGAGAGAGAGCAATTCCTTCAATTTCTGAAAGATTACCCCAAAGCCTCCTATCACATTCTTATGTTTATAATAAGGCGGTTGCTTTACCGTCTTTATGCCACATCAGACGAACTTGCCATGCAGCAGAGCAATGTGCATGGACAGGAGACAGACAGCACTTTGAATGATGTGGTGTAGTGTCAAATTGTTCTGATTTGTAGCAATACTGTATCCTCAGGTTTTTCGCTCTTTTACGCTTGCAGGCAAACTGCCTGGCCTTAATCTACACACCTCAGGTGCCGCCATAGCCAACTGTAACATTACCGTCCTCCAGAATTACCGGAACTATCCTCCGCCCACCGGAATAACTTAGCATCTCATCCATTTTGTCCCCATCACGGGCTACGTCAAAGAATACGGCATTGCCTCCATAAGCCGACCTGGCTTTTTCCGTGTAGGGTCAACCGGCTTTCCCGTATATAACTACATCTTTTTTCATTTTTTTGAAGTCCCCCTTTTCTTTGTGCTGGACATATATTACCAATATAACATATTATAAAGGACTTATGAGCGTGCATAGGAAAACTAAAGGAGATTTAACCAGAGAGCTTGATGAGCTTAAGGACAAGGTGTCTTATTTTGAGGAAAAGGCTCATAAGTGTAAGGAGTGTGAGGCTAACCTTAAGGAGACTGAGACCAGGTTTATGTTAATGGCCGATTCAGCGCCAGTTTTTATATGGATGTCTGAGGCTGACGGTAAACGCAATTATTTTAACAAAGTGTGGCTTGATTATACAGGAAGAACGATAGACGAGGAATCCGGCAATAACTGGATTAAAAACATTCACCCGGAGGACAGAGAGAAATTTGAAGAGATTTATAACAAGCATGTGGAGCTGAAAGAAGCCTATAAGGTAGAGTACCGTTTAAGACGAAAAGACGGTATTTACCGCTGGATACTTGAAACAGGCACCCCTCGTCATTGTATGAACAATGAGTTTAACGGCTTTATAGGCTCAGCTGTCGGTATAA
The Nitrospirota bacterium genome window above contains:
- a CDS encoding cyclic nucleotide-binding domain-containing protein, with protein sequence METEAFFGTYLVKRNLITEKDMLDALKYQSQETPSFIDMATRLSFLSMKDVYEILNYHAMSDYSFEEIAQKKGFLTAKQVEIITTEREKLRPPIGEILVLQNKIQKDVMPRELDKYHDIKSRYHDISEMLKSVKMFHDIPEHILETLAYIGEKVTCRPYDRIVAQNEEADCFYAVISGSLKVSKNSPDSPDNELFLYKITKNDVFGVSAIFESQRRMANVTCEELATLLKFEREQFLQFLKDYPKASYHILMFIIRRLLYRLYATSDELAMQQSNVHGQETDSTLNDVV